The Pseudomonas parafulva genome window below encodes:
- a CDS encoding DUF459 domain-containing protein — MPVSDSRLFQVQIGALRTLYALLVTTVVLFWLNQDSIGLYCQQKYHRSCELPLLGQSSTWRLGAGLTAALEHGRDSFLDSLRGQIALAEAPPLVDLPPALPVVTVDVQAPAAVHPPVPAAVPVHEPAAPVTPTPAVSPADAPMPAKGAMATLAAGDEVFLVGDSLMQGVAPHLANSLRKRYQINTINLSRQSTGLAYPGFFDWPRTVADTLAGDPKIRLMVVFLGPNDPWDMPQGKGRPFLRFKSPDWESAYRARIDAILERAREHNVQVIWVGPPNMEKARLSTAMQYLSGLYQERTAQFGQHYISANPILGYDDDQFSYTVQTPEGKRVKVRVDDGIHFTITGQKMIAAQVLSLIEFPVLTATGH, encoded by the coding sequence ATGCCAGTTTCTGACAGCCGCCTGTTCCAGGTGCAGATCGGCGCCTTGCGCACGCTGTATGCCCTGCTGGTGACCACCGTTGTGCTGTTCTGGTTGAACCAGGATTCGATCGGCCTGTATTGCCAGCAGAAGTACCATCGCAGTTGCGAATTGCCGCTGCTGGGGCAGTCGTCCACCTGGCGCCTCGGTGCCGGCCTGACGGCGGCGCTGGAGCATGGTCGCGACAGCTTCCTCGACAGCCTGCGTGGGCAGATCGCGTTGGCCGAGGCGCCGCCGCTGGTGGACTTGCCGCCCGCGTTGCCGGTGGTCACCGTCGACGTGCAGGCGCCTGCCGCCGTGCACCCGCCGGTGCCCGCAGCGGTGCCTGTCCATGAGCCCGCCGCACCGGTAACGCCGACGCCTGCAGTGTCGCCCGCCGATGCGCCGATGCCTGCCAAGGGAGCCATGGCCACCCTCGCCGCTGGCGACGAAGTGTTCCTGGTGGGTGACTCGCTGATGCAGGGAGTCGCCCCTCATCTGGCCAACAGCCTGCGCAAGCGTTACCAGATCAACACCATCAACCTCAGTCGGCAGAGCACCGGCCTGGCTTACCCCGGATTCTTCGACTGGCCGCGCACCGTGGCCGACACCTTGGCCGGCGATCCGAAGATCCGTCTGATGGTGGTGTTCCTCGGTCCCAACGATCCCTGGGACATGCCCCAAGGCAAGGGCAGACCCTTCCTGCGCTTCAAGTCGCCGGACTGGGAGTCGGCCTATCGCGCGCGCATCGACGCCATTCTCGAACGCGCGCGCGAGCACAACGTCCAAGTGATCTGGGTCGGCCCGCCGAACATGGAGAAAGCGCGGCTGTCGACGGCCATGCAGTACCTCAGCGGGCTGTATCAGGAACGCACCGCGCAGTTCGGCCAGCACTACATTTCGGCCAATCCGATTCTCGGCTATGACGACGATCAGTTCTCGTATACGGTGCAAACGCCGGAGGGCAAGCGGGTCAAGGTCCGGGTCGACGACGGCATTCATTTCACCATCACGGGCCAGAAGATGATCGCCGCACAGGTGCTGTCGTTGATCGAATTCCCGGTCCTGACCGCAACAGGACATTGA
- a CDS encoding MBOAT family O-acyltransferase has product MSFLSIEFGLSFTLFFVLYWCLCWSVRLQNLLLLVASYALVASFSLESLYVLLGYSGAVYLLGLLAARQPGRWFNGALLLTLVLGCFYLFKYQEFFASGVQSAFASAGLDLSLPVLELLVPIGLSFYAFHSVSYLVSINRGEMGSAAPLDLALYLAFFPSLIAGPVNRAEHLLPQIRPTTLREVLEPQRALGLIALAVVKLFLLSGWLGSQWVDPVFETPGSHTPEQVLLAVYGYSLLIYFNFSGYTHLVTGIALLLGFRLPDNFNAPYAARNLKAFWGRWHISLSRFIRDYIYIPLGGNRQGVWRGNLNMLLAMLISGLWHGASLNFILWGALHGVGLAVYKLFEQWCPGFARVPGSDLLARLLTFHYVAFAWIFFRSPTLEGAWEMLGDIAQISLAGLDSSTGVLLLACVLYIATYPLWLTTLRQGFAVSQRLPWQVYPLPLALFVSLVIFASQSGVPGFIYASF; this is encoded by the coding sequence GTGAGCTTCCTTTCGATCGAATTCGGCCTGAGCTTCACGCTCTTCTTCGTCCTCTACTGGTGTCTGTGCTGGAGCGTGCGGCTGCAGAACCTGTTGTTGCTGGTGGCCAGCTATGCCCTGGTGGCCAGCTTCAGCCTGGAGTCGCTGTACGTCCTGCTCGGCTATAGCGGGGCGGTGTATCTGCTCGGCTTGCTGGCGGCGCGCCAGCCAGGACGCTGGTTCAATGGCGCGCTGCTGCTCACCCTGGTGCTGGGCTGCTTTTACCTGTTCAAGTACCAGGAGTTTTTCGCCAGCGGCGTGCAGAGCGCCTTCGCCAGCGCCGGGCTCGACCTGTCGCTGCCGGTGCTCGAATTGCTGGTGCCCATCGGCCTGTCGTTCTACGCCTTTCATTCGGTCAGCTACCTGGTGTCGATCAACCGCGGCGAAATGGGCTCGGCTGCGCCACTGGACCTGGCCCTGTACCTGGCCTTTTTCCCCAGCCTGATCGCCGGCCCGGTCAACCGCGCCGAGCACCTGCTGCCGCAGATCCGCCCCACCACCCTGCGCGAGGTGCTCGAACCCCAACGCGCGCTCGGGCTGATTGCCCTGGCCGTGGTCAAGCTGTTCCTGCTCAGCGGCTGGCTGGGCAGCCAGTGGGTCGATCCGGTGTTCGAGACGCCCGGCAGCCACACCCCCGAGCAGGTGCTGCTCGCCGTCTATGGCTACAGTTTGCTGATCTACTTCAACTTCAGCGGCTATACCCACCTGGTCACCGGCATTGCCCTGCTGCTGGGCTTCCGGCTGCCGGACAACTTCAATGCACCCTATGCCGCGCGCAACCTCAAGGCGTTCTGGGGGCGCTGGCACATCAGCCTGTCGCGCTTCATCCGCGACTACATCTACATTCCCCTGGGCGGCAATCGCCAAGGCGTATGGCGCGGCAACCTGAACATGCTGCTGGCCATGCTGATCTCCGGTCTGTGGCATGGCGCCAGCCTGAACTTCATCCTGTGGGGGGCGCTACACGGCGTTGGCCTGGCGGTGTACAAGCTGTTCGAACAGTGGTGCCCCGGCTTCGCCCGCGTGCCGGGCTCCGATCTGCTGGCGCGCCTGCTGACCTTCCACTATGTCGCCTTCGCCTGGATCTTCTTCCGCAGCCCGACGCTGGAGGGCGCCTGGGAAATGCTCGGTGACATCGCCCAGATCAGCCTGGCCGGACTCGACTCCAGCACCGGCGTGCTACTGCTGGCCTGCGTGCTGTACATCGCCACGTACCCGCTGTGGCTGACCACCCTGCGCCAGGGCTTCGCCGTCAGCCAGCGCCTGCCCTGGCAGGTGTATCCCTTGCCGCTGGCGCTGTTCGTGTCGCTGGTCATCTTCGCTTCGCAGTCAGGCGTGCCGGGGTTCATCTATGCCAGTTTCTGA